A region of Panicum virgatum strain AP13 chromosome 8N, P.virgatum_v5, whole genome shotgun sequence DNA encodes the following proteins:
- the LOC120686189 gene encoding ELMO domain-containing protein A-like isoform X4, with product MLGQLALWAKIANEASCGSPRWIGRGLSCVCIKRKGAYERICMNLTPVQEERLQRLKHRMKVYFDSSRRDHQEALKALWHATYPDQELQGLISEQWKDMGWQGRDPSTDFRGAGFISLENLLFFAKTFSTSFQRLLKKQCGNRATWEYPFAVAGVNITFMIMQMLDLQSTKPRTFVRAIFIQMLSEDEWAFDLLYCVAFVVMDKQWLDKNASYMDFNEVLKSTRTQLERELMLDDVMRIEDMPSYSLLC from the exons ATGCTGGGGCAGCTAGCACTGTGGGCTAAAATTGCCA ACGAAGCGTCATGTGGATCACCAAGATGGATAGGGCGAGGCCTATCTTGTGTGTGCATCAAGCGAAAAGGGGCATATGAGAGAATATGCATGAACCTCACACCAGTGCAG GAAGAAAGGCTTCAGAGATTAAAGCATCGCATGAAGGTTTACTTTGATTCATCTAGACGAGATCACCAG GAAGCCCTGAAAGCTCTTTGGCATGCGACATACCCTGATCAAGAACTTCAAGGTTTGATATCTGAACAGTGGAAGGACATGGGTTGGCAAGGAAGAGACCCATCAACTGACTTTAG AGGAGCAGGATTCATCTCTCTGGAGAACCTTCTATTCTTTGCCAAGACATTCTCT ACATCATTTCAGAGGTTGCTAAAGAAACAGTGTGGTAACAGAGCCACATGGGAGTACCCATTCGCAGTTGCTGGTGTAAACATTACATTCATGATCATGCAGATGCTTGATCTACAGTCAA caaagcCAAGAACATTTGTCCGAGCCATTTTTATTCAAATGCTTTCAG AGGATGAGTGGGCATTTGATCTGCTCTACTGTGTCGCATTTGTTGTGATGGACAAGCAGTGGCTTGACAAGAACGCCTCTTACATGGACTTCAAT GAGGTACTGAAGTCAACACGAACCCAGCTGGAGAGGGAGCTCATGCTGGATGATGTGATGAGGATCGAAGACATGCCATCATACAGCCTGCTTTGTTAG
- the LOC120686189 gene encoding ELMO domain-containing protein B-like isoform X1: MEAAAAAPEPAQAAERDPEHHHGCLAVRTSLPRCALGAGGGSSLAGSSDEASCGSPRWIGRGLSCVCIKRKGAYERICMNLTPVQEERLQRLKHRMKVYFDSSRRDHQEALKALWHATYPDQELQGLISEQWKDMGWQGRDPSTDFRGAGFISLENLLFFAKTFSTSFQRLLKKQCGNRATWEYPFAVAGVNITFMIMQMLDLQSTKPRTFVRAIFIQMLSEDEWAFDLLYCVAFVVMDKQWLDKNASYMDFNVNTCLFTSHPQLEPKSTCLMFVMPLVGGTEVNTNPAGEGAHAG; the protein is encoded by the exons ATGGaggccgcggcagcggcgcccgaGCCCGCGCAGGCGGCGGAGAGGGACCCGGAGCACCACCACGGCTGTCTTGCCGTCAGGACGTCGCTGCCGAGGTGCgccctcggcgccggcggcggctcctcgcTTGCTGGATCTTCCG ACGAAGCGTCATGTGGATCACCAAGATGGATAGGGCGAGGCCTATCTTGTGTGTGCATCAAGCGAAAAGGGGCATATGAGAGAATATGCATGAACCTCACACCAGTGCAG GAAGAAAGGCTTCAGAGATTAAAGCATCGCATGAAGGTTTACTTTGATTCATCTAGACGAGATCACCAG GAAGCCCTGAAAGCTCTTTGGCATGCGACATACCCTGATCAAGAACTTCAAGGTTTGATATCTGAACAGTGGAAGGACATGGGTTGGCAAGGAAGAGACCCATCAACTGACTTTAG AGGAGCAGGATTCATCTCTCTGGAGAACCTTCTATTCTTTGCCAAGACATTCTCT ACATCATTTCAGAGGTTGCTAAAGAAACAGTGTGGTAACAGAGCCACATGGGAGTACCCATTCGCAGTTGCTGGTGTAAACATTACATTCATGATCATGCAGATGCTTGATCTACAGTCAA caaagcCAAGAACATTTGTCCGAGCCATTTTTATTCAAATGCTTTCAG AGGATGAGTGGGCATTTGATCTGCTCTACTGTGTCGCATTTGTTGTGATGGACAAGCAGTGGCTTGACAAGAACGCCTCTTACATGGACTTCAATGTAAATACCTGCTTATTCACATCTCATCCTCAGTTGGAACCCAAATCTACTTGTCTCATGTTTGTGATGCCACTCGTAGGAGGTACTGAAGTCAACACGAACCCAGCTGGAGAGGGAGCTCATGCTGGATGA
- the LOC120686188 gene encoding pentatricopeptide repeat-containing protein At4g21065-like, with product MPSTPLAAAASAAGAPVSRRLNLSLLADRCTTTRALARVHAAMLVSGRLAENAFAASRLLAAYAALSPDPAADALALLSSVPIATNTFMLNTTLRALASSSEPAAAFPFFARLRATGALAAPGRHTFSFLLKAAARLPHPLPVAGQLHALAIRRGVHLDGYVANGLVRAYSVAGRLGAARRVFDAVPERNANLYTTVVSAYAQNGRHEGALAVFDEMVREGFELCGATLSSVLSACARSASGGLQMGRRVHDLMVARGVAEGTVLATALVDMYAKNGAIEEAVAVFDGMPERRVAATWNALISGLAHHGHGKRALEVFERMQQEGVLPNAITLVGALSACCHAGLLDEARRLFRSMIDFGIAPGIQHYGCMVNLLGRAGLLSEAEEMIRGMKCKADTKIWGALLTACKNHGDVEIAERVVVEMLELDPSNHGVYVVLSNLYAEAGRWQDVDKLRKVMKGERLSKIPGASTVSESTERLEVATTR from the coding sequence ATGCCAtcaacgccgctcgccgcggccgcgtcagccgccggcgcccccgtcagccgccgcctgaacctctccctcctcgccgACCGCTGCACCACCACGCGCGCGCTGGCCCGCGTCCACGCGGCCATGCTTGTCTCCGGCCGCCTCGCCGAGAACGCCTTCGCGGCGTCTCGCCTCCTGGCCGCCTACGCCGCGCTTTccccggaccccgccgccgacgcgctcgCGCTCCTCTCCTCCGTCCCTATCGCCACCAACACCTTCATGCTCAACACCACCCTCCGCGCACTCGCCTCCTCCTCGGAACCTGCCGCCGCGTTCCCCTTCTTCGCGCGCCTCCGGGCCACCGGCGCCCTTGCCGCGCCCGGCCGGcacaccttctccttcctcctcaaggccgccgcgcgcctcccgcACCCGCTCCCCGTCGCCGGGCAGCTCCACGCACTCGCCATTCGGCGCGGGGTGCACCTCGACGGCTACGTCGCCAATGGGCTCGTCCGGGCCTACTCCGTGGCCGGCCGCCTCGGCGCCGCGCGCAGGGTGTTCGACGCGGTGCCCGAGCGGAACGCGAACCTGTACACCACCGTCGTCTCCGCGTACGCGCAGAACGGGCGGCACGAGGGCGCCTTGGCGGTGTTCGACGAGATGGTCCGCGAGGGATTTGAACTGTGCGGCGCTACGCTGTCATCTGTGCTGTCCGCGTGCGCGCGGTCCGCGTCGGGTGGGCTCCAGATGGGGCGCCGCGTGCACGATCTCATGGTGGCTCGCGGCGTGGCGGAGGGGACCGTCCTCGccacggcgctcgttgacatgTATGCCAAGAATGGCGCCAtcgaggaggcggtggcggtgttcGACGGGATGCCGGAGCGGCGCGTGGCGGCTACTTGGAACGCCCTGATCTCGGGGCTGGCGCACCACGGCCATGGCAAGCGCGCGCTGGAAGTGTTCGAGAGGATGCAGCAGGAGGGTGTGCTGCCGAATGCAATCACACTCGTCGGAGCGCTCTCAGCGTGCTGCCACGCAGGGCTGCTGGATGAAGCCCGCCGGCTTTTCAGGTCCATGATAGACTTTGGAATCGCTCCAGGCATCCAGCACTACGGGTGCATGGTCAACCTCCTTGGCCGGGCGGGGCTCCTATCGGAGGCAGAGGAGATGATAAGGGGAATGAAATGCAAAGCGGACACCAAGATTTGGGGAGCACTTCTGACAGCTTGCAAGAATCATGGCGACGTCGAGATCGCCGAGCGGGTGGTGGTGGAGATGCTGGAACTGGATCCTAGCAACCATGGCGTGTATGTTGTGCTGTCTAACTTGTATGCAGAAGCTGGAAGGTGGCAGGACGTGGACAAGCTGAGGAAGGTGATGAAGGGAGAACGGCTATCGAAGATCCCTGGTGCTAGCACAGTCAGTGAATCAACGGAGCGACTGGAGGTCGCCACCACCAGATAA
- the LOC120686189 gene encoding ELMO domain-containing protein A-like isoform X3: MLGQLALWAKIANEASCGSPRWIGRGLSCVCIKRKGAYERICMNLTPVQEERLQRLKHRMKVYFDSSRRDHQEALKALWHATYPDQELQGLISEQWKDMGWQGRDPSTDFRGAGFISLENLLFFAKTFSTSFQRLLKKQCGNRATWEYPFAVAGVNITFMIMQMLDLQSTKPRTFVRAIFIQMLSEDEWAFDLLYCVAFVVMDKQWLDKNASYMDFNVNTCLFTSHPQLEPKSTCLMFVMPLVGGTEVNTNPAGEGAHAG; encoded by the exons ATGCTGGGGCAGCTAGCACTGTGGGCTAAAATTGCCA ACGAAGCGTCATGTGGATCACCAAGATGGATAGGGCGAGGCCTATCTTGTGTGTGCATCAAGCGAAAAGGGGCATATGAGAGAATATGCATGAACCTCACACCAGTGCAG GAAGAAAGGCTTCAGAGATTAAAGCATCGCATGAAGGTTTACTTTGATTCATCTAGACGAGATCACCAG GAAGCCCTGAAAGCTCTTTGGCATGCGACATACCCTGATCAAGAACTTCAAGGTTTGATATCTGAACAGTGGAAGGACATGGGTTGGCAAGGAAGAGACCCATCAACTGACTTTAG AGGAGCAGGATTCATCTCTCTGGAGAACCTTCTATTCTTTGCCAAGACATTCTCT ACATCATTTCAGAGGTTGCTAAAGAAACAGTGTGGTAACAGAGCCACATGGGAGTACCCATTCGCAGTTGCTGGTGTAAACATTACATTCATGATCATGCAGATGCTTGATCTACAGTCAA caaagcCAAGAACATTTGTCCGAGCCATTTTTATTCAAATGCTTTCAG AGGATGAGTGGGCATTTGATCTGCTCTACTGTGTCGCATTTGTTGTGATGGACAAGCAGTGGCTTGACAAGAACGCCTCTTACATGGACTTCAATGTAAATACCTGCTTATTCACATCTCATCCTCAGTTGGAACCCAAATCTACTTGTCTCATGTTTGTGATGCCACTCGTAGGAGGTACTGAAGTCAACACGAACCCAGCTGGAGAGGGAGCTCATGCTGGATGA
- the LOC120686189 gene encoding ELMO domain-containing protein A-like isoform X2, with protein sequence MEAAAAAPEPAQAAERDPEHHHGCLAVRTSLPRCALGAGGGSSLAGSSDEASCGSPRWIGRGLSCVCIKRKGAYERICMNLTPVQEERLQRLKHRMKVYFDSSRRDHQEALKALWHATYPDQELQGLISEQWKDMGWQGRDPSTDFRGAGFISLENLLFFAKTFSTSFQRLLKKQCGNRATWEYPFAVAGVNITFMIMQMLDLQSTKPRTFVRAIFIQMLSEDEWAFDLLYCVAFVVMDKQWLDKNASYMDFNEVLKSTRTQLERELMLDDVMRIEDMPSYSLLC encoded by the exons ATGGaggccgcggcagcggcgcccgaGCCCGCGCAGGCGGCGGAGAGGGACCCGGAGCACCACCACGGCTGTCTTGCCGTCAGGACGTCGCTGCCGAGGTGCgccctcggcgccggcggcggctcctcgcTTGCTGGATCTTCCG ACGAAGCGTCATGTGGATCACCAAGATGGATAGGGCGAGGCCTATCTTGTGTGTGCATCAAGCGAAAAGGGGCATATGAGAGAATATGCATGAACCTCACACCAGTGCAG GAAGAAAGGCTTCAGAGATTAAAGCATCGCATGAAGGTTTACTTTGATTCATCTAGACGAGATCACCAG GAAGCCCTGAAAGCTCTTTGGCATGCGACATACCCTGATCAAGAACTTCAAGGTTTGATATCTGAACAGTGGAAGGACATGGGTTGGCAAGGAAGAGACCCATCAACTGACTTTAG AGGAGCAGGATTCATCTCTCTGGAGAACCTTCTATTCTTTGCCAAGACATTCTCT ACATCATTTCAGAGGTTGCTAAAGAAACAGTGTGGTAACAGAGCCACATGGGAGTACCCATTCGCAGTTGCTGGTGTAAACATTACATTCATGATCATGCAGATGCTTGATCTACAGTCAA caaagcCAAGAACATTTGTCCGAGCCATTTTTATTCAAATGCTTTCAG AGGATGAGTGGGCATTTGATCTGCTCTACTGTGTCGCATTTGTTGTGATGGACAAGCAGTGGCTTGACAAGAACGCCTCTTACATGGACTTCAAT GAGGTACTGAAGTCAACACGAACCCAGCTGGAGAGGGAGCTCATGCTGGATGATGTGATGAGGATCGAAGACATGCCATCATACAGCCTGCTTTGTTAG